One genomic region from Campylobacter sp. RM5004 encodes:
- the era gene encoding GTPase Era — protein sequence MKSGFVSVIGRTNAGKSTMVNSLLGENLCLVSHKENATRRKMNVVIMHKENQIVLVDTPGLHESNKSFNQLLIEAAKKSIDECDLILFVMSVFDKIDEYKKFLELKPKVEHLVVLNKVDLIEPEKLLAKLSEFNALEKVPNIIPYTSKNKFYKTKLLDEIIKYLPEHPYFFDPEYTTDKNTKDVIKELIIESIYQNLSDELPYCCEVLISKVIEKDSSLTIYADIVTDSENHKAMLIGRDANTIKRIGIVARKRISELFLLKTNLKLIVKVQKKWYDNENFLKKVGLKQ from the coding sequence ATGAAAAGTGGTTTTGTAAGTGTAATTGGCAGAACAAATGCCGGAAAAAGCACTATGGTTAATTCATTACTAGGCGAAAATCTTTGCCTAGTATCACATAAAGAAAACGCTACAAGAAGAAAAATGAATGTAGTCATAATGCATAAAGAAAATCAAATTGTATTGGTAGATACCCCAGGCCTTCATGAAAGTAATAAAAGCTTTAATCAGTTGCTAATTGAGGCAGCAAAAAAAAGTATAGATGAATGCGATTTGATTTTATTTGTTATGAGTGTTTTTGATAAAATTGATGAGTATAAAAAATTTTTAGAATTAAAGCCTAAAGTAGAGCATTTAGTGGTTTTAAATAAGGTTGATTTAATAGAACCAGAAAAACTATTAGCAAAATTAAGCGAGTTTAATGCTTTAGAAAAAGTTCCAAATATTATTCCTTATACTTCAAAAAATAAATTTTATAAAACTAAATTATTAGATGAGATTATCAAGTATTTGCCAGAACACCCATATTTTTTTGATCCTGAATATACAACAGATAAAAATACTAAAGATGTTATTAAGGAATTAATCATAGAAAGTATTTATCAAAATTTAAGTGATGAATTACCATATTGTTGTGAAGTTTTGATTAGTAAAGTTATAGAAAAGGATAGTTCTTTAACAATTTATGCAGATATTGTTACAGATTCAGAAAATCATAAAGCAATGTTAATAGGCCGTGATGCTAATACTATTAAGCGTATAGGAATAGTTGCAAGAAAGAGAATTTCTGAATTATTTTTATTAAAAACCAATTTAAAGCTTATTGTAAAAGTTCAAAAAAAATGGTATGATAATGAGAACTTTTTGAAAAAAGTAGGCTTAAAACAATAA
- the mshL gene encoding pilus (MSHA type) biogenesis protein MshL, with amino-acid sequence MLKSMLNKTVLSISTALILSSSLNAADCSKRAFDIKVNKEDTSAYEIINQLSKVCDFSVVYKDSYSKNILNTRQDGISIKNMHINNVFDLLIKEQGLDYEFANNILKIQGLQTKTFKLDYITSVRKGSAITKANVESQASSSDSSSSNSSSSSDSDNMIETKEEFDFWKNIGKEISDIVQNSGQNIPIVPPTINSNAGLITVTSSNEILDRIETYLNQVQESLKKQVIIDVSIIEVSLNKSHKTGIDWTQFNLGFDTTGLLPGQGISSIIPNDVIFGGTGSIRDKSANFTGVTFGKTHNGRWNGKENIALNMGVNLTGMINFLKESGDVKVVSSPKIATLNNQQALITVGNTYNYKLKGSSTTTDSGSTGDADEEKSIFVGILLNILPEISDDNKIMLRINPSISELLRPEDSRVNSAKGYREVAPDTRQKKLSTVVQVRDGETIVLGGLITDSDTFKKNGIPVLQDIPLVGKLFGSKEKSKDKAELVFVITPHIVDFTKDKEDIKKSLEDLGYTLAIDYKEDLKPTATKNVFKQKAEEFDSVNEAE; translated from the coding sequence ATGTTAAAATCAATGTTAAATAAGACAGTTTTATCTATAAGCACAGCATTAATATTATCAAGTTCTTTGAATGCAGCAGATTGTTCAAAAAGAGCTTTTGATATAAAGGTTAATAAAGAAGATACATCAGCATATGAAATTATAAATCAATTATCAAAAGTTTGTGATTTTAGTGTTGTTTATAAGGATTCTTATTCTAAGAATATTTTAAATACAAGACAAGATGGAATAAGTATTAAAAATATGCATATTAATAATGTTTTTGATTTACTTATAAAAGAACAAGGTTTAGATTATGAATTTGCAAATAATATTTTAAAAATTCAAGGTCTTCAAACAAAAACTTTTAAATTAGATTATATTACCTCAGTTCGTAAAGGTAGTGCAATTACTAAGGCAAATGTTGAATCTCAAGCTTCAAGTAGTGATAGTAGTAGTTCAAATTCTAGTTCAAGTTCTGATAGCGATAATATGATTGAGACTAAAGAAGAGTTTGATTTTTGGAAAAATATAGGTAAAGAGATATCAGATATTGTTCAAAACTCAGGACAGAATATTCCTATCGTTCCGCCTACGATTAACTCAAATGCAGGTTTAATAACTGTTACTTCAAGTAATGAAATATTAGATAGAATTGAAACATATTTAAATCAAGTTCAAGAATCACTTAAAAAACAAGTAATAATTGATGTTTCAATTATTGAAGTAAGCCTAAATAAATCACATAAAACCGGTATAGATTGGACTCAGTTTAATTTAGGTTTTGATACGACAGGATTATTACCGGGTCAAGGAATTTCAAGCATAATTCCAAATGATGTTATCTTTGGTGGAACTGGTAGCATAAGAGATAAAAGTGCTAATTTTACTGGCGTTACTTTTGGAAAAACTCATAATGGAAGATGGAATGGAAAAGAAAATATAGCTTTAAACATGGGTGTTAATTTAACAGGTATGATAAATTTTCTTAAAGAAAGCGGAGATGTTAAAGTTGTATCAAGTCCAAAAATAGCTACTTTAAATAACCAACAAGCATTAATTACAGTAGGTAATACTTATAATTATAAACTTAAAGGAAGTAGTACAACAACTGATAGCGGTAGTACCGGTGATGCAGATGAAGAAAAATCAATATTTGTAGGTATTTTATTAAATATCTTACCTGAAATATCAGATGATAATAAGATTATGTTAAGAATTAACCCAAGCATTAGTGAATTATTACGCCCAGAAGATTCTAGGGTAAATAGTGCTAAAGGTTATAGAGAAGTTGCACCTGATACAAGACAAAAGAAATTATCAACAGTTGTTCAAGTAAGAGATGGCGAAACTATTGTTTTAGGTGGTTTAATAACTGATTCAGATACATTCAAAAAGAATGGAATTCCTGTTTTACAAGATATTCCTTTAGTAGGTAAATTATTTGGTTCAAAAGAAAAATCTAAAGATAAAGCAGAGCTTGTATTTGTTATAACTCCACATATAGTTGATTTTACTAAAGATAAAGAAGATATTAAAAAATCTTTAGAAGATTTAGGATATACTTTAGCGATTGATTATAAAGAAGATTTAAAACCAACTGCAACTAAAAATGTATTTAAACAAAAAGCAGAAGAATTTGATTCAGTAAATGAAGCTGAATAA
- a CDS encoding GspE/PulE family protein has translation MELKDTISSYENPEEKLQYLKSILDESTLESLLMDLYRSNGISLDDIAMYFEISNRDFLEKVAQKLRFEYIDLDSVDINYKISEKIQYSVLSNFGFLPFKEDEINLYVAYKEPFNLEAQDKVQHLFNRKLVKNYVANPAQIERYLSKIQLNESIKDIINDIRKELSSDPTMASGGDQDSSGILKLIEVILRTCIVNRSSDIHIEPTETNCIVRGRIDGMLTEIFIFDKDIYPPMVSRMKLLSNMDIAEKRKPQDGRFSARVLDKEYDFRISTLPIINGESIVLRILDKSKILISLGNLGMHPTNLERFQAAMHAPYGIILVTGPTGSGKTTTLYAALNDMKSVETKIITVEDPVEYQLNLIQQVHVNEKAGLTFAAALRSILRQDPDIIMIGEIRDAETLTIAIQAALTGHLVFSTLHTNDAVSAVTRIVDMGVEPYMVSGALTAIEAQRLVRKLCPACKQVTKIPDNFYSRIEKYLHEVESPQFYKPVGCPKCSQTGYTGREMISEILPISDRISSMVAAGASKEEIRKVAYEEGFVDMFHDGIVRAAKGVTSVDEVLRVAKE, from the coding sequence ATGGAATTAAAGGATACTATTTCATCTTATGAAAATCCAGAAGAAAAATTACAATATTTAAAAAGTATATTAGATGAGAGCACCTTAGAATCTTTATTGATGGATTTATATAGGTCAAATGGAATAAGTTTAGATGATATTGCTATGTATTTTGAGATTAGCAATAGAGATTTTTTAGAAAAAGTAGCTCAAAAATTAAGATTTGAATATATAGATTTAGATTCAGTAGATATAAACTATAAGATTTCTGAGAAAATTCAATATTCAGTATTATCAAATTTTGGTTTTTTACCTTTCAAAGAAGATGAGATAAATCTTTATGTAGCGTATAAAGAGCCGTTTAATTTAGAAGCGCAAGATAAAGTCCAACATTTATTTAATAGAAAATTAGTTAAAAATTATGTTGCAAATCCAGCTCAAATAGAGAGATATTTAAGTAAAATTCAATTAAACGAAAGTATAAAAGATATAATTAATGATATCAGAAAAGAACTAAGCTCTGATCCTACAATGGCTTCTGGAGGAGATCAGGATAGTTCGGGTATTTTAAAACTAATTGAAGTAATTCTTAGAACTTGTATAGTAAATCGTTCAAGCGATATTCACATAGAACCAACTGAAACTAACTGCATTGTTCGTGGAAGAATTGATGGTATGTTAACTGAGATTTTTATATTTGATAAAGATATTTATCCACCGATGGTTTCAAGAATGAAACTATTATCAAATATGGATATTGCAGAAAAAAGAAAACCACAAGATGGTAGATTTTCAGCAAGGGTTTTAGATAAGGAATATGATTTTCGTATTTCAACACTACCTATAATTAATGGTGAAAGTATAGTTTTAAGGATTCTTGATAAATCAAAAATTTTAATTAGTTTGGGTAATCTTGGTATGCACCCAACAAACCTTGAAAGATTTCAAGCTGCAATGCATGCTCCTTACGGCATTATACTTGTAACCGGTCCAACAGGAAGTGGTAAGACAACAACACTTTATGCAGCACTTAATGATATGAAAAGCGTAGAAACTAAGATTATTACAGTTGAAGACCCTGTTGAATATCAACTTAATTTAATTCAACAAGTTCATGTTAATGAAAAAGCAGGACTTACATTTGCTGCGGCGCTTAGATCTATTCTAAGACAAGACCCTGATATTATCATGATAGGTGAGATTAGGGATGCTGAAACTCTTACTATTGCTATACAAGCAGCACTTACAGGGCACTTAGTGTTTTCAACCCTTCACACAAACGATGCTGTATCAGCTGTGACTAGAATTGTTGATATGGGGGTTGAGCCTTACATGGTAAGTGGTGCATTAACTGCTATTGAAGCACAAAGACTTGTAAGAAAACTTTGTCCTGCTTGTAAGCAAGTTACTAAAATACCTGATAATTTTTATTCAAGAATAGAAAAGTATTTACACGAAGTAGAAAGCCCACAATTTTATAAGCCTGTTGGCTGTCCTAAATGCTCTCAGACTGGTTATACAGGTCGTGAAATGATTAGTGAAATTCTTCCTATAAGTGATAGAATATCATCTATGGTTGCTGCTGGCGCATCTAAAGAAGAAATTAGAAAAGTAGCGTATGAAGAAGGTTTTGTTGATATGTTTCACGATGGCATTGTAAGAGCTGCTAAAGGCGTTACTAGTGTTGATGAAGTATTAAGAGTTGCGAAAGAGTAA
- a CDS encoding CDC27 family protein — protein sequence MLNLHEVIELENKWLAYTNKKKKKKYFILYVLLAIFFVLILLSIIFYAYSKGASELEMNVKKSNQEIKRQIDEKKVKIEKEKILESKTKIENKIIEPIKEEKLVVKENKITNDNSDEILTLSIMNINVKNSTLKKSQETPQKQIIKAIPKTVNTGNIVITDLNTKTLDAKEELNDLEYLKLKFAETNSIYFALDIANTYYSKAKYKDARDWALTANKINPKNDDSWILFAKSSYKLGFKEQAINSLNNYLKNSNSKKIKDALDLIKKGQL from the coding sequence ATGCTTAATTTACACGAAGTTATAGAGCTTGAAAATAAATGGCTTGCATATACAAACAAAAAAAAGAAAAAGAAATATTTTATTTTGTATGTATTGTTGGCAATTTTCTTTGTATTGATTCTTTTATCTATTATTTTTTATGCATATTCAAAAGGTGCTAGTGAACTTGAAATGAATGTTAAAAAAAGTAATCAAGAGATTAAAAGACAAATAGATGAAAAAAAAGTAAAGATTGAAAAAGAGAAAATACTTGAAAGTAAAACAAAAATTGAAAATAAAATAATAGAACCTATAAAAGAAGAAAAGCTTGTGGTTAAAGAAAATAAAATTACTAATGATAATAGTGATGAAATTTTAACCTTAAGCATTATGAATATCAATGTTAAGAATTCAACTTTAAAAAAATCTCAAGAAACACCACAAAAGCAGATAATAAAAGCAATACCTAAAACAGTAAATACAGGTAATATTGTAATTACTGATTTGAATACAAAAACATTAGATGCTAAAGAAGAATTAAATGATTTAGAATACTTAAAACTTAAATTTGCAGAGACAAATAGCATTTATTTTGCATTAGATATTGCAAATACATATTATTCTAAGGCTAAGTATAAGGATGCAAGAGATTGGGCTTTAACAGCAAATAAAATTAATCCTAAAAATGATGATAGCTGGATATTATTTGCTAAATCAAGTTACAAGTTAGGTTTTAAAGAACAAGCTATTAATTCTTTAAATAATTATTTAAAAAATAGTAATTCTAAAAAAATAAAAGATGCTTTAGATTTAATTAAAAAAGGTCAATTATGA
- a CDS encoding ATP-binding protein gives MNKYTLAKELFIDNLESLRFINLDKSKIAYHKIITSLEKPLKLVLFYGKPGCGKTFLLHKIEKDLKEKNKKIILLEQPFYSESGFYTELHKKIFNEYIEIEKYEDFLNIFKSKITQTPEELKYDGYMIMLDEAQMYPNILLEKIRLLSDTRMFKFLFTVHKTIADEDILAQEHFTTRIWESIELSESSEDEIKTYIDKKLETLKNGLDKGFFNSKNYKFIYQITKGNLRTVNMLLYKAFEIYEFYEQERFSEFNNPRINEKVLEMAAIDKGLLHA, from the coding sequence TTGAATAAATATACATTAGCAAAAGAATTATTTATAGATAATTTAGAAAGTCTTAGATTTATTAATCTTGATAAATCTAAGATTGCTTATCATAAGATTATCACTTCATTAGAAAAACCATTAAAATTAGTATTATTTTATGGAAAACCAGGTTGTGGCAAAACATTTTTATTGCATAAAATTGAAAAAGACTTGAAAGAAAAAAATAAAAAAATTATATTATTAGAGCAGCCATTTTACTCAGAATCAGGATTTTATACGGAACTACACAAAAAAATTTTTAATGAATATATTGAAATTGAAAAATATGAAGATTTTTTAAATATATTTAAATCAAAAATAACTCAAACCCCAGAAGAATTAAAATACGATGGCTATATGATAATGCTTGATGAAGCTCAAATGTATCCTAATATTTTATTAGAAAAGATTAGATTATTATCAGATACTAGGATGTTTAAATTTTTATTTACAGTTCATAAGACAATAGCAGATGAAGACATATTAGCGCAAGAGCACTTTACAACTAGAATTTGGGAAAGTATTGAGCTTAGCGAATCTAGTGAAGATGAAATTAAGACATATATAGACAAAAAATTAGAAACTTTAAAAAATGGTTTAGATAAAGGATTTTTTAATAGCAAAAATTATAAGTTCATTTATCAAATTACAAAAGGTAATCTAAGAACTGTAAATATGTTATTATATAAAGCTTTTGAAATATATGAATTTTATGAGCAAGAAAGATTTAGTGAATTTAATAACCCTAGAATTAATGAAAAAGTTTTAGAAATGGCTGCAATTGATAAAGGTTTATTACATGCTTAA
- a CDS encoding chemotaxis protein has translation MTQEELDALMAGGLDDFDDEIIDEPKANEIQEEVKIEDEDLALEEEYKSYRPDSRKSWPPPPPTEDHKVVNQLDDVTRDSEVKATELLEKIETMMDYFATAEKIIKTFKKSVQNQVDLFTTLNEKFPNVNKFSEALEDCKNQLSSIDEALDNLAMGQDEAMMAMDAMQYQDIHRQKIERVINVMRALSKYMNSLFEGRIDDEKRVSSAVHIEGDSTADLVTNDDIEALIASLGKK, from the coding sequence ATGACGCAAGAAGAATTAGACGCTTTAATGGCGGGGGGTCTTGATGATTTTGATGATGAAATCATTGATGAACCAAAAGCTAATGAAATCCAAGAAGAAGTAAAGATAGAAGATGAAGATTTAGCTTTAGAAGAAGAATATAAATCATATAGACCAGATTCAAGAAAATCATGGCCGCCACCACCACCAACAGAAGATCACAAAGTTGTAAATCAATTAGATGATGTTACTCGTGATAGCGAAGTAAAAGCTACTGAGCTACTTGAAAAAATTGAAACAATGATGGATTATTTTGCAACTGCTGAAAAAATTATAAAAACATTTAAAAAGTCAGTTCAAAATCAAGTTGATTTATTTACTACTTTAAATGAGAAGTTTCCTAATGTTAATAAATTTAGCGAAGCTTTAGAAGATTGTAAAAATCAATTATCAAGCATTGATGAAGCGTTAGATAATTTAGCTATGGGTCAAGATGAAGCTATGATGGCAATGGATGCTATGCAATATCAAGATATTCATAGACAAAAGATCGAGCGTGTTATAAATGTTATGAGAGCATTGTCTAAATATATGAATAGCTTGTTTGAAGGTAGAATTGATGATGAGAAGAGAGTTAGCAGTGCTGTTCATATTGAAGGTGATAGTACGGCTGATTTAGTAACAAACGATGATATTGAAGCATTAATTGCATCGTTAGGTAAAAAATAA
- the hslV gene encoding ATP-dependent protease subunit HslV, protein MFHATTILAYKGKEASVIGGDGQVTFGNTVLKGNAVKLRKLYEGKVLAGFAGSTADAFTLFDMFEKMLESKKGDLERAVIEFSKEWRKDKYLRKLEAMMIVLNRKQIFLLSGTGDVVVPQDECICAIGSGGAYALSAARALHNHANLDELSLVKESLKIAGEICIYTNTNITTYELRD, encoded by the coding sequence ATGTTTCACGCTACAACGATATTAGCTTATAAAGGCAAAGAGGCTTCAGTTATTGGTGGAGATGGACAAGTTACCTTTGGTAACACCGTTTTAAAAGGTAATGCTGTAAAACTTAGAAAGCTTTATGAAGGAAAAGTATTAGCAGGATTTGCAGGAAGCACTGCTGATGCTTTTACTTTATTTGATATGTTTGAAAAAATGCTTGAAAGCAAAAAAGGTGATTTAGAAAGAGCTGTTATTGAGTTTTCTAAAGAATGGAGAAAAGATAAATATTTAAGAAAACTTGAAGCTATGATGATAGTTTTAAATAGAAAACAAATATTTTTATTAAGTGGGACAGGTGATGTTGTTGTTCCGCAAGATGAATGTATTTGTGCTATCGGAAGTGGCGGAGCTTATGCGCTTAGTGCTGCAAGAGCATTACACAATCATGCAAATCTTGATGAATTAAGTCTAGTTAAAGAAAGTCTTAAAATAGCAGGAGAGATTTGTATTTATACAAATACTAATATAACTACTTATGAATTAAGGGATTAA
- a CDS encoding peptidase U32 family protein, which produces MIRPQIIAPAGNLKKLKIAVNYGADAVYAGLSSFSLRSRAAKEFDETSFAEGIKYAHDRGVQVYATVNGFHVSAQIEGLKRHLALLAELKPDALIIASIGAMKLAREIAPNIPIHVSTQANILNYEDALVYKELGAKRVVIARELGLKDACDIAKNADIEIEAFVHGSMCFAYSGRCLISAVQSGRRSNLGACANDCRFPYELYAKNPENNALFRVVEDDLGTHIFNSKDLKLANYIDKIMEKNAINAFKIEGRTKSEYYVACATRTYKQAVLDTLNNQFDAKKYDDELNTLKSRGFTDGYLMARPYEKEDTQNHETSIMQGTMQVHGFSENGKSIASKGVIKTGFEYEIFAPLNAKIEFVSNEIGEIYKRDDKYFCKFKKLINENKKEFIELHSGNVNEILSPSLLPEFSFLRA; this is translated from the coding sequence ATGATAAGACCACAAATAATTGCTCCAGCAGGTAATTTAAAAAAATTAAAAATTGCTGTAAATTATGGTGCTGATGCTGTTTATGCAGGGCTTTCATCATTTTCTTTGCGTTCTCGTGCTGCTAAAGAATTTGATGAAACTAGCTTTGCAGAAGGTATTAAGTATGCTCATGATAGGGGTGTGCAAGTTTATGCAACTGTGAATGGTTTTCATGTAAGTGCACAAATTGAAGGGCTAAAAAGACATTTAGCATTGCTTGCTGAATTAAAGCCAGATGCTTTAATAATTGCTAGTATAGGTGCGATGAAATTAGCAAGAGAAATTGCACCAAATATTCCTATACATGTAAGCACTCAAGCAAATATTTTAAACTATGAAGATGCTTTAGTTTATAAAGAATTAGGAGCAAAAAGAGTTGTAATTGCTAGAGAATTAGGCTTAAAAGATGCTTGTGATATAGCAAAAAATGCAGATATTGAAATAGAAGCTTTTGTTCATGGCTCTATGTGTTTTGCTTATAGTGGGAGATGTTTAATCTCAGCAGTTCAAAGTGGCAGACGCTCAAATCTAGGAGCTTGTGCGAATGATTGTAGATTTCCTTATGAATTGTATGCAAAAAACCCAGAAAATAATGCTTTATTTAGAGTCGTAGAAGATGATTTAGGAACTCATATTTTTAATTCAAAAGATTTAAAATTAGCTAATTATATAGATAAAATTATGGAAAAAAATGCCATAAATGCTTTTAAAATTGAAGGAAGAACTAAAAGTGAGTATTATGTAGCATGTGCTACTAGAACTTATAAACAAGCAGTTCTTGATACTTTAAATAATCAATTTGATGCTAAAAAATATGATGATGAATTAAATACCTTAAAATCTCGTGGTTTTACAGATGGATATTTAATGGCAAGACCTTATGAAAAAGAAGATACCCAAAATCATGAAACTTCTATAATGCAAGGAACAATGCAAGTTCATGGATTTAGCGAAAATGGTAAGAGCATTGCTAGTAAAGGTGTTATTAAAACAGGTTTTGAGTATGAAATTTTTGCACCTTTAAATGCAAAAATTGAGTTTGTTAGCAATGAAATAGGCGAAATTTATAAGCGTGATGATAAATATTTTTGTAAGTTTAAAAAACTTATAAATGAAAATAAAAAAGAATTTATTGAATTACACAGCGGTAATGTAAATGAGATTTTAAGTCCATCTTTATTACCAGAGTTTAGTTTTTTAAGAGCATAA
- the hslU gene encoding HslU--HslV peptidase ATPase subunit, which yields MQMLPKEIVEFLDEYVIGQEKAKKIIAIALRNRYRRLKLDEAMQDDVVPKNILMIGSTGVGKTEIARRIAKLMGLPFIKVEASKYTEVGFVGRDVESMVRDLANAALSLVKNEHLEKNKTKLSELVENKILEKLLPPLPKGVSEEKQAEYETSLEKMKERLRNKEFEDRVIEIFVTQRSLETNPNLPPELASMQEMVKVIGIADKKIKKELKIKDARKVLESELTDSVLDNESIKDEALRRVQNEGIIFIDEIDKVAVSSGSSNRQDPSKEGVQRDLLPIVEGSVVNTKLGNVKTDHILFIAAGAFHLSKPSDLIPELQGRFPLRVELDSLGADELYEILTRPKNSLLKQYKALLGTEGVNLVFEDDAIKKIAKIAAQANESMEDIGARRLHTVIEKLVEDISYECDKYQGKDCVIDTKLVDEKLGSIIENQDIARYIL from the coding sequence ATGCAGATGTTACCTAAAGAAATAGTTGAATTTTTAGATGAATATGTAATAGGTCAAGAAAAAGCTAAAAAAATTATAGCAATTGCTTTAAGGAATAGATATAGAAGATTAAAGCTTGATGAAGCTATGCAAGATGATGTTGTTCCTAAAAATATTTTAATGATAGGAAGCACAGGTGTTGGTAAAACAGAAATTGCAAGAAGAATTGCGAAATTAATGGGCTTACCTTTTATTAAAGTAGAGGCTAGTAAATATACAGAAGTTGGCTTTGTTGGTCGTGATGTTGAAAGTATGGTAAGAGATCTTGCAAATGCAGCTTTAAGCTTGGTAAAAAACGAACATTTAGAAAAAAACAAAACAAAATTAAGCGAATTAGTAGAAAATAAAATTTTAGAAAAATTATTACCACCTTTACCAAAAGGCGTGAGTGAAGAAAAACAAGCTGAATATGAAACAAGCTTAGAGAAAATGAAAGAGCGTTTAAGGAATAAAGAATTTGAAGATAGAGTTATAGAGATTTTTGTAACTCAACGTTCACTTGAAACAAATCCAAATTTACCACCAGAGCTTGCTAGTATGCAAGAAATGGTAAAAGTTATCGGTATTGCTGATAAAAAAATCAAAAAAGAACTAAAAATAAAAGATGCTAGAAAAGTTTTAGAAAGTGAATTAACCGATAGCGTATTAGATAATGAAAGTATTAAAGATGAAGCTTTAAGAAGAGTGCAAAATGAAGGCATTATTTTCATTGATGAGATTGATAAAGTTGCAGTAAGTAGTGGTAGCTCAAATAGACAAGATCCAAGCAAAGAAGGTGTTCAAAGAGACTTATTACCTATTGTAGAAGGTAGTGTTGTAAATACAAAATTAGGTAATGTAAAAACCGATCATATATTATTTATTGCAGCAGGTGCATTTCATTTAAGTAAGCCAAGTGATTTAATCCCTGAATTACAAGGAAGATTTCCATTAAGAGTAGAACTTGATAGTTTAGGAGCTGATGAATTATATGAGATTTTAACAAGACCAAAAAATTCACTCTTAAAACAATATAAAGCATTATTAGGAACCGAAGGTGTTAATTTAGTATTTGAAGATGATGCTATTAAAAAAATCGCTAAAATTGCAGCTCAAGCTAATGAGAGCATGGAAGATATAGGTGCAAGACGCTTACATACTGTTATTGAAAAATTAGTTGAAGATATTTCATACGAGTGTGATAAATATCAAGGTAAAGATTGCGTAATTGATACCAAATTAGTTGATGAAAAATTAGGCAGTATCATAGAAAATCAAGATATAGCAAGATACATCTTATGA
- the rplI gene encoding 50S ribosomal protein L9, which translates to MKVLLIKDVKGLGKAGEVKEVKDGYGQNFLIGKGFAKVASTEVLRKHASDVKKKEEQDRYELELMNKLKESLADKKVIVKKQLGANGALFGGVTKDEISQAIKEQYNLELDKKSIQDYSIKAEGEYKVSAKLGHGIVAEFVVVVKGA; encoded by the coding sequence ATGAAAGTACTATTAATTAAAGATGTAAAAGGCTTAGGAAAAGCTGGAGAAGTAAAAGAAGTAAAAGATGGATATGGACAAAATTTCTTAATCGGTAAAGGTTTTGCAAAAGTTGCTAGCACAGAAGTTTTAAGAAAACATGCAAGCGATGTAAAGAAAAAAGAAGAGCAAGACAGATACGAACTTGAATTAATGAATAAATTAAAAGAGAGTTTAGCTGATAAAAAAGTAATCGTTAAAAAACAATTAGGAGCTAATGGAGCATTGTTTGGTGGAGTTACAAAAGATGAAATTTCACAAGCTATTAAAGAGCAATATAATCTAGAGCTTGATAAAAAAAGCATACAAGATTATTCAATAAAAGCAGAAGGCGAATATAAAGTTAGTGCGAAATTAGGTCATGGCATTGTTGCTGAATTTGTTGTAGTAGTTAAAGGTGCTTAA
- a CDS encoding DUF3972 domain-containing protein, with amino-acid sequence MQTYLELSEFCKLVHLNEEVVMAMVKSGSLKHKYENDRLLIEANAGTFAIVPVKDKNIEVQDIANTPAGNFIEKTIGTILNLHEKVLDAKDETLDVLRGENAFLKEALYSMQELYDEDRKIIDTLNAELKDAREEIEYLKRKYKLMWNKAVENYQKDNKE; translated from the coding sequence ATGCAAACATATCTTGAACTTAGTGAATTTTGTAAATTAGTTCATTTAAATGAAGAAGTTGTAATGGCTATGGTTAAAAGTGGTTCTTTAAAACATAAATATGAAAACGATAGACTTTTAATTGAAGCAAATGCAGGAACTTTTGCTATTGTTCCTGTTAAGGATAAAAACATTGAAGTTCAAGATATTGCAAATACGCCAGCCGGTAATTTTATAGAAAAAACTATCGGAACTATTTTAAATCTTCACGAAAAAGTATTAGATGCAAAAGATGAAACGCTAGATGTTTTAAGGGGAGAAAATGCTTTTTTAAAAGAAGCACTTTATTCTATGCAAGAACTTTATGATGAAGATAGAAAAATAATTGATACTTTAAATGCTGAATTAAAAGACGCTAGAGAAGAGATAGAGTATTTAAAGCGTAAATATAAGCTAATGTGGAATAAAGCTGTAGAAAATTATCAAAAGGATAATAAAGAATAA